A single region of the Nakaseomyces glabratus chromosome D, complete sequence genome encodes:
- a CDS encoding uncharacterized protein (CAGL0D05456g~Protein of unknown function) produces MEKELKNGTFEPSLKHSCAKKRASRIFFSVRENVFAAQYREKLEITDFTFQAETGSQDLCFEKPKKCPGDVTTASHRRHSDVYRHSDITVTSPGHFRHDPVSNKPVRAPIFPPYQLPGRKAERADGHFVFFSFLDPRWIRNSGHYSRTFFPNVLFVYFYFPHDYAFEPHTMDGVILPPPLPRRMREKERRETLQTITEQIPSIYQIFF; encoded by the coding sequence ATGGAGAAAGAGCTCAAAAACGGCACTTTCGAACCTTCTCTTAAACACAGTTGCGCGAAGAAAAGGGCATCTcgaattttcttttcagtgAGGGAAAACGTGTTCGCTGCTCAGTATAGAGAGAAGCTTGAGATAACTGATTTCACTTTCCAAGCTGAAACTGGTAGCCAGGATCTCTGTTTTGAAAAGCCTAAAAAATGTCCTGGTGATGTCACCACTGCGTCACATCGACGTCACAGTGACGTATACCGTCATAGTGACATCACAGTTACATCACCAGGACATTTTCGACATGACCCTGTCTCTAACAAACCCGTACGAGCCCCAATATTCCCTCCCTATCAGCTACCCGGAAGAAAGGCAGAAAGAGCAGACGgacattttgttttttttagcTTCTTAGACCCTAGATGGATTCGCAACTCGGGACACTATTCCCGAACTTTCTTTCCTAATGTCctttttgtatatttctattttccGCACGATTACGCTTTTGAACCTCACACAATGGATGGAGTAAtccttccccccccccttccCAGAAGAATGAGGGAGAAAGAGAGACGGGAGACACTGCAAACAATTACCGAACAAATTCCCAGCatctatcaaatatttttttag
- the MRPS5 gene encoding mitochondrial 37S ribosomal protein uS5m (CAGL0D05412g~Ortholog(s) have structural constituent of ribosome activity and mitochondrial small ribosomal subunit localization) has translation MMFQRMFREAPMASRITRQVRLSSTSRDHLLKYYPPNLIKSIEMAEDVIYKGNSKPEFKVPSGVNFAPPYLEDYSKLHPFWDYAKNEPHIHMDSLNEEVRKYQWDDINFQQNSKLPPGTFEKEIVEAHVGKNSGSKTAELARGLNRQTGIDIDYITKKLVMKPLVLKRVSNQTGKGKIGSFYALVIVGDRNGMIGLGEGKSRDEMPKAIFKAHWDAIRNLKEIPRYENRTIYGDIDYRYHGVKLHLRSAKPGFGLRVNHVIFEICECAGIKDLSGKVYKSRNDMNIAKGTIEALIGAQKTLDDIAMARGKKLVDVRKVYYSS, from the coding sequence ATGATGTTCCAGAGGATGTTTCGAGAGGCACCGATGGCCTCGAGGATCACAAGACAAGTGCGTCTGAGCTCCACATCACGGGACCACCTGCTGAAGTACTACCCTCCGAACCTGATCAAGTCCATAGAGATGGCTGAGGATGTTATTTACAAGGGAAATAGCAAACCTGAGTTTAAAGTACCATCTGGTGTGAACTTTGCGCCACCTTATTTAGAGGATTACTCCAAGCTGCATCCCTTCTGGGACTACGCGAAGAACGAACCACACATTCACATGGACTCCCTGAACGAGGAAGTGAGGAAGTACCAATGGGACGATATAAACTTCCAGCAGAACAGCAAGCTACCACCTGGTACTTTCGAGAAAGAGATTGTGGAAGCCCATGTTGGTAAAAACAGCGGCAGCAAGACCGCTGAGCTAGCCAGAGGGTTGAACAGACAGACGGGGATAGATATCGACTACATAACGAAGAAACTGGTGATGAAACCGTTGGTGCTGAAGAGAGTCTCAAACCAAACGGGTAAAGGTAAGATTGGTTCCTTCTATGCTCTGGTTATTGTGGGTGACCGTAATGGTATGATCGGTCTCGGTGAAGGTAAATCTAGAGATGAAATGCCAAAAGCCATTTTCAAGGCACATTGGGATGCTATCAGAAACCTGAAAGAAATTCCAAGATATGAGAACAGAACAATCTACGGTGACATCGACTACAGATACCATGGTGTCAAGCTACATCTGAGAAGTGCCAAACCGGGCTTCGGTCTAAGAGTTAACCAtgttatatttgaaatCTGTGAATGTGCTGGTATTAAAGATCTAAGTGGAAAAGTTTACAAATCGAGAAACGATATGAACATAGCGAAGGGTACAATTGAAGCCTTGATCGGTGCACAAAAGACATTAGATGACATTGCCATGGCCAGAGGTAAGAAACTGGTGGATGTTAGAAAGGTCTATTACTCCAGTTAG
- the ROX1 gene encoding Rox1p (CAGL0D05434g~Protein of unknown function): MQSNVTLPPISQLLATLPSGLESKLVPGASISLTATSCGTPQPQVEAPSSPSSVASNNSSLSTASLSSLSSVCTAKSFFENRAYTTTSAMLNSNAVHKKMSFSEDLRTTPLTAQNIALRGLEMNREKSNVSSMSSAVTKAASPRHIPRPRNAFILFRQHMHRKLFPKLTKDKQKSSDNSSSFKTNSECSREIGQKWRNLDPEEKKYWNELARKEKEWHRMKYPNYKYTPTKKNANSSPLVL; this comes from the coding sequence ATGCAATCTAACGTTACTCTTCCACCTATCAGCCAGCTGTTGGCTACTCTGCCTTCGGGTCTGGAGTCAAAGCTTGTGCCAGGCGCATCGATAAGTCTCACGGCTACCTCTTGTGGGACCCCACAGCCACAGGTCGAGGCCCCTTCCTCGCCAAGCTCTGTGGCCAGTAACAACTCCTCGCTCTCCACCGCGTCCTTGTCTTCTCTGAGCAGCGTGTGCACGGCAAAGTCTTTCTTTGAGAACAGAGCATACACCACTACCAGCGCCATGCTGAACAGCAACGCGGTGCACAAGAAGATGAGCTTCTCTGAGGACTTGAGAACCACTCCTCTGACCGCGCAGAATATCGCGCTAAGAGGGCTAGAGATGAACAGAGAGAAGAGCAACGTCTCCTCCATGTCCTCTGCTGTCACCAAAGCCGCTTCCCCAAGACACATCCCTAGACCAAGGAACGCTTTCATCCTGTTCAGACAGCACATGCACAGGAAACTGTTCCCAAAGCTAACAAAGGACAAACAGAAGTCCAGCGACAACTCCAGCTCTTTCAAAACTAACTCTGAGTGCTCTAGAGAGATCGGCCAGAAATGGAGAAACCTAGACCCAGAGGAGAAGAAGTACTGGAATGAGCTCgctagaaaagaaaaagaatgGCACAGAATGAAATACCCAAACTACAAATACACACCAACAAAGAAGAACGCAAACTCTTCACCACTAGTGTTATag